One Onychostoma macrolepis isolate SWU-2019 chromosome 15, ASM1243209v1, whole genome shotgun sequence DNA segment encodes these proteins:
- the il15l gene encoding interleukin 15, like isoform X1, giving the protein MTDVLVRESWIFDMRTDLLHYSMHFASLFLYLLIMLTRQIKCQSGCSKESVEMVKRIARELSQVKNDSMLYTPTLDDYEQNCSKSTLMCFALEVNVLFVEIQNVAKYRSHPLPRVLKTLTDKLQDKMKPCPDCEFYQEKRTETFLQTLQDVLQRMNAEKSCAPKKNKRHLENFIKKNK; this is encoded by the exons ATGACAGATGTGTTAGTGAGGGAGAGCTGGATATTTGATATGAGGACAGATTTACTCCACTATTCCATGCATTTTGCTTCATTATTTCTGTATCTGCTGATCATGTTGACAAGACAGATCAAGTGTCAATCAGGATGCAGCAAAGAGAGTGTGGAGATGGTGAAAAGGATCGCAAGGGAGCTCAGCCAAGTG AAAAATGATAGCATGCTGTACACACCAACTCTAGATGATTATGAG CAGAACTGCTCCAAGTCCACGCTTATGTGCTTTGCATTGGAagtgaatgttttgtttgttgaaaTCCAGAATGTGGCCAAATATCGGTCCCACCCCCTTCCAAGGGTCCTCAAGACACTGACAGATAAG TTGCAGGACAAAATGAAGCCATGTCCAGACTGTGAGTTCTATCAAGAAAAAAGAACAGAGACTTTTTTGCAAACCTTACAAGATGTTTTACAACGGATGAATGCTGAAAAAAGCTGTGCTCCAAAGAAGAATAAGAGACATTTAGagaactttataaaaaaaaataaataa
- the il15l gene encoding interleukin 15, like isoform X3, with protein sequence MTDVLVRESWIFDMRTDLLHYSMHFASLFLYLLIMLTRQIKCQSGCSKESVEMVKRIARELSQVKNDSMLYTPTLDDYEQNCSKSTLMCFALEVNVLFVEIQNVAKYRSHPLPRVLKTLTDKDKMKPCPDCEFYQEKRTETFLQTLQDVLQRMNAEKSCAPKKNKRHLENFIKKNK encoded by the exons ATGACAGATGTGTTAGTGAGGGAGAGCTGGATATTTGATATGAGGACAGATTTACTCCACTATTCCATGCATTTTGCTTCATTATTTCTGTATCTGCTGATCATGTTGACAAGACAGATCAAGTGTCAATCAGGATGCAGCAAAGAGAGTGTGGAGATGGTGAAAAGGATCGCAAGGGAGCTCAGCCAAGTG AAAAATGATAGCATGCTGTACACACCAACTCTAGATGATTATGAG CAGAACTGCTCCAAGTCCACGCTTATGTGCTTTGCATTGGAagtgaatgttttgtttgttgaaaTCCAGAATGTGGCCAAATATCGGTCCCACCCCCTTCCAAGGGTCCTCAAGACACTGACAGATAAG GACAAAATGAAGCCATGTCCAGACTGTGAGTTCTATCAAGAAAAAAGAACAGAGACTTTTTTGCAAACCTTACAAGATGTTTTACAACGGATGAATGCTGAAAAAAGCTGTGCTCCAAAGAAGAATAAGAGACATTTAGagaactttataaaaaaaaataaataa
- the il15l gene encoding interleukin 15, like isoform X4, whose translation MTDVLVRESWIFDMRTDLLHYSMHFASLFLYLLIMLTRQIKCQSGCSKESVEMVKRIARELSQVKNDSMLYTPTLDDYENCSKSTLMCFALEVNVLFVEIQNVAKYRSHPLPRVLKTLTDKDKMKPCPDCEFYQEKRTETFLQTLQDVLQRMNAEKSCAPKKNKRHLENFIKKNK comes from the exons ATGACAGATGTGTTAGTGAGGGAGAGCTGGATATTTGATATGAGGACAGATTTACTCCACTATTCCATGCATTTTGCTTCATTATTTCTGTATCTGCTGATCATGTTGACAAGACAGATCAAGTGTCAATCAGGATGCAGCAAAGAGAGTGTGGAGATGGTGAAAAGGATCGCAAGGGAGCTCAGCCAAGTG AAAAATGATAGCATGCTGTACACACCAACTCTAGATGATTATGAG AACTGCTCCAAGTCCACGCTTATGTGCTTTGCATTGGAagtgaatgttttgtttgttgaaaTCCAGAATGTGGCCAAATATCGGTCCCACCCCCTTCCAAGGGTCCTCAAGACACTGACAGATAAG GACAAAATGAAGCCATGTCCAGACTGTGAGTTCTATCAAGAAAAAAGAACAGAGACTTTTTTGCAAACCTTACAAGATGTTTTACAACGGATGAATGCTGAAAAAAGCTGTGCTCCAAAGAAGAATAAGAGACATTTAGagaactttataaaaaaaaataaataa
- the il15l gene encoding interleukin 15, like isoform X2, with product MTDVLVRESWIFDMRTDLLHYSMHFASLFLYLLIMLTRQIKCQSGCSKESVEMVKRIARELSQVKNDSMLYTPTLDDYENCSKSTLMCFALEVNVLFVEIQNVAKYRSHPLPRVLKTLTDKLQDKMKPCPDCEFYQEKRTETFLQTLQDVLQRMNAEKSCAPKKNKRHLENFIKKNK from the exons ATGACAGATGTGTTAGTGAGGGAGAGCTGGATATTTGATATGAGGACAGATTTACTCCACTATTCCATGCATTTTGCTTCATTATTTCTGTATCTGCTGATCATGTTGACAAGACAGATCAAGTGTCAATCAGGATGCAGCAAAGAGAGTGTGGAGATGGTGAAAAGGATCGCAAGGGAGCTCAGCCAAGTG AAAAATGATAGCATGCTGTACACACCAACTCTAGATGATTATGAG AACTGCTCCAAGTCCACGCTTATGTGCTTTGCATTGGAagtgaatgttttgtttgttgaaaTCCAGAATGTGGCCAAATATCGGTCCCACCCCCTTCCAAGGGTCCTCAAGACACTGACAGATAAG TTGCAGGACAAAATGAAGCCATGTCCAGACTGTGAGTTCTATCAAGAAAAAAGAACAGAGACTTTTTTGCAAACCTTACAAGATGTTTTACAACGGATGAATGCTGAAAAAAGCTGTGCTCCAAAGAAGAATAAGAGACATTTAGagaactttataaaaaaaaataaataa